In Nostoc sphaeroides, the genomic window TCAACCACCAACTGCGGGTGAGTATCTTTTATTAGTAGTCAGTCCCACAGCAGATAATCAAAAGCAGTTACGTAGTGCCTTACCGCCAGAACTGAAGACGATTAACTGCAAATATCTCAACGAAACTGTGACGCGCATAGGGGGCTTTAATAAAATTGATGATGCCAATCGATGGGCAAGATATGTCAGCAATATTGTTGGGTTGTCTGCCATCATCACCACTCGACCAACAACGCCAGATGTGCAGCCACAGCCACAGCCACAGCAACAGGCACAGCTACAGCAACCTCAGCAAACAGTTTATAATCCTCAAACATTAGGAGAAGGTTATGCAGTGCTAGTAGATTATTACAACCGTCCAGAACTAGTAAATAGTGTGCAACAAGTAGTGGGAGGGAACGTAGGTTTTGTTTCTTATGGACAACGCCCTTACTTGTTGGCAGTTTATACGACTAACCAAACTGAAGCATACAACACCTTGCAGAAGCTGAACAATGGCGGTTTTGTTGCCAGCATAGTAGATAGTCGTAAGGTAATTTTGCTACGCTCAACTGTACGGTTGTAGTCATTAGTCATTAGTCATTAGTCATTAGTCATTAGTCATTGGTTAATAAACTGTAGACTATTGACTAATAAGCAGACCTAGCTAACCAATAGATGGTTATGCCCAAAGCCGACCCAGCTATTACTTGAACTGGTGTATGTCCGAGTAATTCCTTGAGACGGTCTTGGCTAAAGTCTGGTTTTTCATGAAATAATTCATCAATCATTTGATTCAGGATACGAGCTTGCTTCCCAGCTGCTTGGCGAACTCCGGCTGCATCATACATGACGATGATGGCAAAAATCATCGCAACGGCAAAATCAGGAGATGCCCAACCGAGTGTTTGCCCTACACCGGCGGCTAGAGCTGTAACTAAAGCTGAATGGGCACTGGGCATACCTCCGGTTGTCACCAAAACACGCACATTCAGTTTGCGATTTTTGACGATCTCGACTACGAGCTTTAGGGCTTGAGCAATTAAACAAGCTATCAAAGCAACCAGCAGCACCCGGTTGTCTAAAATGTTGCCTATGTCCTGCATGGTATTTTGGTTAGGTTAGTAAATATTAGCAGCAGTTGTTGGTTGAGGAAACATCTAGATTTAACCCAAAATCCAAAATTAACCTAGTACATCACGGTGGAAACAGACCAATTATTCAAATTCACCCAAAAGCCTACTTAATAAGCTTTTTGGATTTTGATATGAGCGAATTTTGAATTTCGCTAGACGGTGTAGTATAGCATGGCGTAAGTAAACCACCCATTCCAAATCAATGAAACGCTTGCGGTATACGAATTACGAATTACGAATTACGAATTACGAATTACGAATTACCCAAAGCGTTACTAGTTATTGCGGCTGATGATAAAATGAGCGATCGCTTGGAGTGATTTGGCTCTCTCTCCAAATGGTTCTAATTCCGCACAAGCTGCTTGAACTAACTCTTGGGCTTTTGAGCGAGATTCTTCAAGTCCCCAAAGGCTAGGATAGGTCACTTTCTGCGCTTTTTGGTCTTTACCCGCAGTTTTGCCTAATTGCTCTTGGGTAGAAGTGATATCCAAAATATCATCGATGATTTGGAATGCTAGCCCAATATTTTCAGCATAACGGGTCAGTCGCTGCACATCTTCAGGTGATGCCCCACCTATGATCCCGCCACAAACTACGCAAGCTTCCAAAAGAGCGGCTGTTTTGTGTTGATGGATGAAATTTAGCGTTTCTAGGGAAATATCTGATTTACCTTCCGACTCTAAATCGACAACTTGACCGCCGACCAAACCGGCTGCCCCCAGCGCCCGACCAAGACGGGCAATAACCTGCAAGACTAGCTCTCTGTTAACGCTTTGGGGGGTTTGAATGGCAACAAACTCAAAAGCGAGAGCTAACAAGCCATCGCCAGCCAAAATCGCCACATCTTCGCCATAGACTTTATGATTTGTCAGCTTCCCACGACGGTAATCGTCATTATCCATCGCCGGTAGGTCGTCATGAATCAATGACATTGTATGAATCATCTCCACTGCACAAGCGGTTGGCATGGCCATTTCGATGGTTCCACCGATCATTTCACAGGTAGCAAGGCAAAGAATGGGACGTACACGCTTGCCTCCAGCTAATAACGAGTAGCGCATCGCCTCATAAATCTTTTCTGGATAAATGATGGGGATAGCCTGATCTAAAGCAGTATCACAAAGCTTTTGTCGCTCTTTGAGATAAGCTGCTAAGTTAAATGTGGCTTCCTCTGGTGGTGTCTTTTGAACGTTATCAGTTGCTACCATTCTTTAATTCCTGAAATTTTGGGATTTTTGTCTTATACGTCACAATTTTAAGGTGCTGTGGCGCTGAAAAAATGAAGAATTAGGAGTTTGGAATTAAGTTAGGAGTTAGGAGTTAGGAGTTAGGAGTTAGGATTAATAACTCTTAACTTTTAACTCATCACTCATCACTCCTCACTCTTTTTCTTTTCTTGCCGTCTTGGAATAGCTGGCAAATGTATTTTGCAACAATATGGCGACAGTCATAGGGCCAACACCACCAGGAACGGGGGTGATAAATTCTGCTACAGCAGCTGTTGATTCAAAGTGGACATCGCCAATTAAACGGCTTTTGCCACTAGCATCGGTGACGCGATTCATTCCCACATCTACCACAACAGCGCCCGATTTTACCATGTCAGCAGTGATTAGTCCAGGACGACCTACTGCTGCAATTAGAATATCAGCATTTTGGGTGATGGTTTTGAGGTCATGCGATCGCGAGTGAGCGATCGTGACTGTAGCATCAGCTTCTAGTAGCATCAGTGCCATTGGTTTACCTACCAAAATACTGCGTCCCACCACTACTGCCTGTTTTCCCTGCAAAGAAATTTCATATTCTTCTAAAAGCCGCATCACACCAGCCGGGGTGCAGCTGCGTAAACCTGCTTCTCCCCGGACTAGTCGCCCCAAGTTAACTGGGTGCAGTCCATCAGCGTCTTTATCGGGATCAATTTGATGTAGCAGAGCCACAGCATCCAAGTGGTTAGGTAAGGGCAGCTGCACGAGAATTCCATCCACCCGTTCATCGTGGTTTAGTGCAGCTATGACTTCTTCTAACTCCTCAAAGGTCGTTTGGCTGGGAAAATGCTTTCCAAAAGAGGCGATACCAACTTTAGCGCAAGCTTTTTCTTTATTACGAACATAAGCTGCTGATGCTGGATTATCGCCAACCATCAACACTGCTAAACCAGGCGATCGCCCAATTTTTGGTTGTAATTGTGTAATAGCAACAGAAAGTTCTTGCTGAATTTTTGCAGCTAAAGTTTTACCATCAAGGAGTTTGGCAGTTTTTGTTTCCATAAGAATTCCCAGCTATATTCGCCTTTTGTCAAATCACTTGCAACAAGTCTTTCTTTCCCCCTGCCCCCTGCCTCTTAATTGGTGTCGTAGCGTTTTTCTTACAGTGAATCCATAATCTTTATTTTCTCAGATTAATGGCGTTATCTGAAGAATAAAGAGTTAAGGATGAAATTCAGAACATTTTTTGCTCAGTTGAGAGTGTGTTTCTGAAAGTGCAAAGAATAGTATAGATGGGAACAGACCTGATGAAACTGGCGACACAAGCAGTGAAGCAAAAATTTGCTCAATCGGTGGCTTTCATGCAAAAAACGAGAATGTCCCTTTTGTTCTTGTACGGACGCAGTATTGTTCCCTACCGCTTGGGGTTGATTTTTTTATTAGTGGTGGGACTTTGTAGTTGTGGTAGTTTAACCTCGTCTGGCTTGAATGGAACTAATTTTACAATTGGTACCAATGTCACCCCAATTCGACAAATTAAACCAAAACAAGACAATAAGGCTACAGTTTACATCCAAGGTAAGGTGGAAAAGAAAGCTCCTTTGATAAAGCAGTGGGCTTATCAAATTAGTGACTCGACTGGCAAAATTTGGGTTGTCACCAATCAAAAGAATCTAGAGGAGGGGGCACAAGTCGTTATTAAAGGTAAAGTTCGCTACCGAAGTATCCCCTTAGCTGGGAAAGAATTGGGGGAAGTTTATCTAGAAGAAGAGTAATTAGCAATTAAAAATAACAAATGAACAATGAACCGGTACATGTAGCGATCGCAATTCTCTACCAACAAAACAAGTTTCTCATGCAACTGCGAGATAACATCCCCGGTATTCTTTACCCTGGTTACTGGGCGCTATTTGGCGGTCATATCGAACCTGGGGAAACGCCAGAGGTCGCGGTGAAGCGAGAAATTTTAGAAGAAATCGGCTATAATCTTCCATCCGTTGTTGAATTTGGCTGTTATACCGACGAAAGAGTTGTTCGTCATGTCTTTCATGCACCACTCTCGGTGGAATTAAATCAACTGGTTTTGAATGAAGGCTGGGATATGGGATTATTGACCCTAGAAAATATTTACCAAGGTAGCTGTTATTCGCAAAACGCTGGTGAAGTGCGACCTTTGGGGAATATGCATCAAAAAATTATGTTGGATTTTATTCGGACAAACCAACAAACCTAGTGCTGCAAGGTGTAAGTCAGCCCCTTGGGGGAAGTCAAAAGTTAACACTGAGCGAAGTCGAAGTGTCAAAAGTATTATGTAATAAGCTCTTTAGCTATTTTAAATGGTTGCTCTATTTCCGCCGTAGGGTACTAATTTACCCTGCTTGCGTATATTGTAATTGCAGCACGATCTCTTAAATGGTTATATGCTTTTTCATGAATCAAAATCGAAGCCAAAATAGAGTTAGAACTCTTGTGGAGTCATCACTAATGCAATCAGCAAATAAACTACCGCGATGGTTAACTATAGGATTGGCATTTCCCATTATTATTCTCAACGGCTGGCTATTGCTCCAGGTTGTACAGTATTTTCAACCTTTGGTTAGCATTATCGCCGCCGCCATCCTGCTAGCTTTTGTCTTGAACTATCCAATCCAGTTTCTCCAAGAACAAGGGGTAAAACGCAACCTAGCGATCGCAGTAGTGTTGCTTTTGACTCTAGTGGTTTTAGTGGCTTTAGGCATCACCTTGGTTCCCCTGATTATCCAACAGCTCGTTGAGCTAGCTAATATATTGCCCAGTTGGATTGATTCTGGTACTCAACAGTTGCAAACTTTCCAAGATTGGGTGTTAAGTCAACAACAACTTCCGATTAATTTAAGTGGTTTATTTACCCAAGTTCTTGAGCGATTATCTAACCAGCTTCAGTCCTTCACTGGTAGAATTCTTGGTTTTGCTGTCGATACCATTGGTATTGTCCTGAACGTGCTGCTGGCGGTAGTGCTGACTATCTACTTAATATTGAACGGTGAACGTCTTTGGGACGGAATTTTTCAGTGGCTTCCCGCTAATATTGGGCTAAGAGTGCGGGAATTACTGCGAGAGGATTTCCACAATTACTTTATTGGTCAAGCAACATTAGGAGCAGTGTTAGGAGTAACAATTACACTGGCATTTTTAGCGCTCCAAGTTCCCTTGGCTCTACTTTTTGGTATCGGTATTGGTTTATTTTCTCTCTTCCCTTTTGGTACAGGAGTAGGTATCGCTATAGTAAGTTTGTTGGTAGCGCTGCAAAACTTTTGGTTAGGAGTTGAAGTCTTAGGTGTAGCTGTTGCGATCGACCAAGTTAATTCTAATTTTATAGCACCAAGAATTCTTGGCAATTTGACTGGGCTAAATCCCGTTTGGGTAGTAATTTCTTTGCTTTTAGGGGCAAAGTTGGGAGGAGTTCTAGGTTTGTTAATTGCGATTCCTATTGCCAGTTTTATCAAGGATATAACAGATAGCTGGCGGGCTGGAGAGTTTAACAAGATAGATGATATCGTGGCAGAACCTATAAAGATTACCAGTGAGACGGCAGGAACTTATAGTTAAAATTTAATATGTCAGTTAATCTTCTGAATTTGTTAAGAATTAAGTTTAGCTGGAATTTTAATAATAAATTCAGTCCCTTCGCCCAAAGCCGATATACATTGCAGTTGACCACCGTGTTTTTCCACAACAATTTGATAGCTGATAGATAGACCTAATCCAGTTCCTTTGCCAACAGGTTTAGTGGTGAAAAAGGGGTCAAACAATCGGTTTTGGGAACTCTCTGGAATTCCCGTCCCATTATCGGAAATGCGAATAATTACTTGTTTGTCATCAGTGAGTTCAGTCCGAATGCAAATTTTTGCATCCCTTACTGATGACGAATGAGTAATACTTCGACTCCTTTCGACTTCGCTCAAGGCAAGTCGCTCACCAATTTATCGGGGGATTTAGGGGGATCTAAAATTTTTGATACCGACAAGAGGACTTTTCAAACATCCTCTTAATCGGTCTTATAGAAAATAATGCCAAACTATAGGTTTGGCTCATATACTCAAAAAATTTCCGCCGCGAAATCATCCCTACATACTGTTGATTATTATTTAGAATAATTCCCGGTAGTAAAGGCTGTTGCTTAAAGAGGATAGCCAAATCATTGCCTGGATGCTCTACTTCGATGTGAACTTGCCAAAAGGGTAATTCTTGCAAAGTTGACTCTAATCGCAAATTCGACTTGTTAGCATTTGTCACGTCACGCATAGCCAGGATATTCTCAACTCTTGACTGCTGAACAGAGGTAATATTTCTGGTAACATCCTGAATATCCATCTCTATAATTTTAAAGTTAATCAATAGTGGCAAACTTATCTTTCCCACATTACTACCCAAAATTCACAAGCAAGATGTAAAAATGTAGAGTACTTCAGGAAATTCAATAATTTTCTGGCAGCGTAGACTTTTAGCAGCTTGTCGTTAGACATCGCTTTTTCAGAATTATATTTTCAATATAGAATGAACAAACTCTGAGATATAGTAAATAAATAAGTACAATTTTTTCATACTTAATTATTTTTTATTGAATCAATTATCGATTTTTTTAATGGATCGCTAAAAACTATATGGCTCTTGCGTTGTTTTTATGGTACGGCATTAAAATAGCCATTTTATAGAAAGGCTCAAAAATTTAAAATCCAGTCATAGCAAGGAATATAGGCTGTGATTAGATTTTATTTATTATTCTGCTCCATAAAAATAACTGAAGCTCCAACTATATTAGCTGTTCCCAAAACCAAGATTTAACTTTAGCTTTTTGTGATGTTGTTTTCCTATTGAGTATTCAACCACGAGTTAATTTATATTAAGTGTAATTTTAAAATGAACTTACTTTTTTGTTAACCCTTAGATAACCCAATCTTTACTTTTTGGCATAACAGAATATGCTAAGAACTTATCTTGTAATACTTCTTAAGCTTGCCATTATTTATCATGGAATCCAATCGCCCATTGCAACTAAACCGCCGCCAGTTTTTGCTCCGTTCAACTATCACAGCAGGTGGAATTATTGCCACAAATCTTGTATCGAAATCACAAGTTTTT contains:
- a CDS encoding AI-2E family transporter; this translates as MQSANKLPRWLTIGLAFPIIILNGWLLLQVVQYFQPLVSIIAAAILLAFVLNYPIQFLQEQGVKRNLAIAVVLLLTLVVLVALGITLVPLIIQQLVELANILPSWIDSGTQQLQTFQDWVLSQQQLPINLSGLFTQVLERLSNQLQSFTGRILGFAVDTIGIVLNVLLAVVLTIYLILNGERLWDGIFQWLPANIGLRVRELLREDFHNYFIGQATLGAVLGVTITLAFLALQVPLALLFGIGIGLFSLFPFGTGVGIAIVSLLVALQNFWLGVEVLGVAVAIDQVNSNFIAPRILGNLTGLNPVWVVISLLLGAKLGGVLGLLIAIPIASFIKDITDSWRAGEFNKIDDIVAEPIKITSETAGTYS
- a CDS encoding divergent PAP2 family protein produces the protein MQDIGNILDNRVLLVALIACLIAQALKLVVEIVKNRKLNVRVLVTTGGMPSAHSALVTALAAGVGQTLGWASPDFAVAMIFAIIVMYDAAGVRQAAGKQARILNQMIDELFHEKPDFSQDRLKELLGHTPVQVIAGSALGITIYWLARSAY
- the folD gene encoding bifunctional methylenetetrahydrofolate dehydrogenase/methenyltetrahydrofolate cyclohydrolase FolD, which codes for METKTAKLLDGKTLAAKIQQELSVAITQLQPKIGRSPGLAVLMVGDNPASAAYVRNKEKACAKVGIASFGKHFPSQTTFEELEEVIAALNHDERVDGILVQLPLPNHLDAVALLHQIDPDKDADGLHPVNLGRLVRGEAGLRSCTPAGVMRLLEEYEISLQGKQAVVVGRSILVGKPMALMLLEADATVTIAHSRSHDLKTITQNADILIAAVGRPGLITADMVKSGAVVVDVGMNRVTDASGKSRLIGDVHFESTAAVAEFITPVPGGVGPMTVAILLQNTFASYSKTARKEKE
- the crtE gene encoding geranylgeranyl diphosphate synthase CrtE, yielding MVATDNVQKTPPEEATFNLAAYLKERQKLCDTALDQAIPIIYPEKIYEAMRYSLLAGGKRVRPILCLATCEMIGGTIEMAMPTACAVEMIHTMSLIHDDLPAMDNDDYRRGKLTNHKVYGEDVAILAGDGLLALAFEFVAIQTPQSVNRELVLQVIARLGRALGAAGLVGGQVVDLESEGKSDISLETLNFIHQHKTAALLEACVVCGGIIGGASPEDVQRLTRYAENIGLAFQIIDDILDITSTQEQLGKTAGKDQKAQKVTYPSLWGLEESRSKAQELVQAACAELEPFGERAKSLQAIAHFIISRNN
- a CDS encoding NUDIX hydrolase; the encoded protein is MNNEPVHVAIAILYQQNKFLMQLRDNIPGILYPGYWALFGGHIEPGETPEVAVKREILEEIGYNLPSVVEFGCYTDERVVRHVFHAPLSVELNQLVLNEGWDMGLLTLENIYQGSCYSQNAGEVRPLGNMHQKIMLDFIRTNQQT